A portion of the bacterium genome contains these proteins:
- a CDS encoding sulfatase: MNVVLIVIDTLRADTLDNTTYGRPMTPRMTALGNQGAVFTAAYPESLPTVCVRRALHSGRRTFPFRNYFPRKGDPVQLPGWQPMAEDQPTVAEILLQAGYRTALVTDNWHLVKPSMNFLRGFTEWNLIRGQVLDFYRSRRPNWDLSPFTVDQMEGSAAVAMLQQHLANNADRRGEQDWTPAQVFSRASDWLTENAGAGPFFLCIDSFDPHEPWDPPQRYVDQYAHGYTGKRIISPMYGPCDYLTADELAYCRALYAGEVTLVDHWLGVFLDRLEALGHGTDTLVGVISDHGISIGEHGLVGKLPWGLYPEVMTNVLMLRAPGTIPAGTRVDALVGNYDLIPTIFDLAQIAAPPLDGRTLRPLITGERTRHREFVTSRFWDYVWYRDARHWYIARTDGAAPQLFDLESDPRCERNTAAAQPQVARALHARILEDAGGELPTYGPIPVSALGAPWYKQFQMNLQRGRPD; encoded by the coding sequence ATGAACGTCGTGCTGATCGTCATCGACACCCTGCGCGCCGACACTCTCGACAACACCACGTACGGGCGGCCGATGACACCGCGCATGACGGCGCTCGGGAACCAAGGCGCGGTGTTCACTGCCGCGTATCCCGAGTCGCTGCCGACGGTGTGCGTCCGCCGCGCGCTCCACAGCGGCCGGCGAACGTTCCCCTTCCGAAACTACTTTCCGCGCAAGGGTGATCCCGTGCAGCTGCCGGGTTGGCAGCCGATGGCGGAGGACCAACCCACGGTCGCGGAGATCTTGCTTCAGGCCGGGTACCGGACGGCGCTCGTGACGGACAACTGGCACCTAGTGAAACCATCGATGAACTTCCTGCGGGGCTTCACCGAGTGGAATCTCATCCGGGGCCAGGTCCTCGACTTCTACCGATCGAGGCGTCCCAACTGGGATCTCAGCCCCTTCACGGTGGATCAGATGGAGGGGAGTGCCGCGGTCGCGATGCTCCAGCAGCATCTCGCGAACAACGCCGACCGACGCGGCGAGCAGGACTGGACCCCGGCGCAGGTTTTCAGCCGCGCCTCGGATTGGCTCACGGAGAACGCCGGGGCCGGCCCGTTCTTTCTGTGCATCGACTCCTTCGATCCCCACGAGCCGTGGGACCCGCCGCAGCGCTACGTGGACCAGTACGCGCACGGCTATACCGGCAAGCGGATCATCTCGCCGATGTACGGCCCCTGCGACTATCTGACCGCGGACGAGCTTGCGTACTGCCGCGCCTTGTACGCCGGCGAGGTCACTCTCGTCGACCACTGGCTCGGTGTGTTCCTGGACCGGCTCGAGGCGCTCGGCCACGGCACCGATACGTTGGTGGGCGTCATCTCGGACCACGGCATCAGCATTGGCGAGCACGGACTCGTGGGGAAGCTACCGTGGGGCTTGTACCCTGAGGTGATGACGAACGTTTTGATGCTCCGCGCCCCCGGAACGATCCCCGCCGGTACGCGCGTGGATGCCCTGGTCGGCAACTACGATCTGATCCCGACGATCTTTGATCTGGCACAAATCGCCGCGCCCCCGCTCGACGGCCGCACGCTGCGGCCGCTCATCACGGGGGAACGAACGCGGCATCGCGAGTTCGTGACGTCACGTTTCTGGGACTACGTCTGGTATCGCGACGCTCGGCACTGGTACATCGCCCGCACGGACGGCGCGGCCCCCCAGCTCTTCGATCTCGAATCGGACCCGCGTTGCGAGCGCAACACGGCGGCCGCGCAGCCGCAGGTCGCGCGGGCGCTGCACGCGCGCATCCTTGAGGACGCGGGAGGCGAGCTGCCGACGTACGGCCCCATCCCGGTGAGCGCGCTCGGCGCCCCCTGGTACAAGCAGTTCCAGATGAACCTGCAGCGCGGTCGCCCGGACTAG
- a CDS encoding sugar ABC transporter permease, with product MSVSATPRHDPDGMQGRSLVRQAAGYFWFLAPALVVLAVLSIVPVLLTFYLGSTDLALAKPGSGHWIGLGNYTTMLRDAYFRSSVVVTLVLIGVPVALQMLLGLGLALLLHTDYPIIKVLRPLFITPMVIPPVVAGLMWKILYLPNLGGLNYLLGLAGIPPVSWFSSALMATVAIIIVATWEDTPFVMLLVLAALESLPSEPIEAAIVDGASAWQRFYSVVLPIIRPVLLTAMIFRLIGSLGIFPVIYVLTQGGPGRSTEVLNYYAYTQGFTFLNIGYASALAVALLVLVLALSLVLTTARLREGVAG from the coding sequence ATGAGCGTTTCCGCGACACCCCGGCACGATCCCGATGGCATGCAGGGCCGCAGTCTCGTCCGGCAGGCGGCCGGGTATTTTTGGTTCCTCGCGCCGGCGCTTGTCGTGCTGGCCGTGCTGTCGATCGTGCCCGTCCTGCTGACGTTCTATCTCGGCTCCACCGATCTCGCCCTCGCCAAGCCCGGGTCCGGCCACTGGATTGGCCTCGGCAATTACACCACGATGCTTCGCGACGCGTACTTCCGCTCCTCGGTCGTGGTCACGCTGGTGCTGATCGGCGTGCCGGTCGCCCTCCAGATGCTGCTAGGGCTTGGCCTCGCGCTGCTGCTGCATACAGACTACCCGATCATCAAAGTGCTGCGCCCACTGTTCATCACACCGATGGTCATTCCACCGGTCGTGGCCGGACTCATGTGGAAGATTCTGTACCTCCCGAACCTCGGCGGGCTGAACTATCTTCTGGGCCTCGCCGGGATACCGCCCGTGTCGTGGTTCAGCAGCGCGCTGATGGCGACCGTGGCCATCATTATCGTCGCCACCTGGGAAGACACGCCGTTTGTGATGCTCTTGGTGCTTGCGGCACTCGAGTCGCTGCCATCGGAACCGATCGAAGCCGCGATCGTGGACGGTGCGAGCGCATGGCAGCGGTTCTATTCGGTCGTCCTGCCGATCATCCGCCCGGTGCTGCTCACCGCGATGATCTTTCGCCTGATCGGCAGCCTGGGGATCTTTCCGGTCATCTACGTGCTCACGCAGGGTGGCCCCGGGCGGTCCACCGAGGTACTGAACTACTACGCGTACACGCAGGGATTCACGTTCCTGAACATTGGCTACGCCAGTGCGCTCGCGGTCGCGTTGCTGGTCCTGGTCTTGGCGCTGAGCCTGGTGCTGACGACCGCTCGGCTGCGGGAGGGGGTCGCCGGATGA
- a CDS encoding carbohydrate ABC transporter permease, which produces MSHTRRSRLSSFALQTLAALWAAITLYPFFWLLTLSLKTPVQAFAMPPVWIFTPTVQNYTGLGAANFLGPFRNSLIIALSTVVASLGLGVPAAYGFSRARFRGRRPALWAILIIRMVPGMTYIIPFFMIYRRLGMLDTPQALIILYTLFNVALVIWTMQAFFDEVPRELEESAWVDGAGLFQAFVRILLPVSGPALVATAILCFLFSWSEFLFALVITQSVAVTAPVAITGFLAYQGADWGKIAAATILLLAPVLIFGFAMRAFLLRGLLAGAVKG; this is translated from the coding sequence ATGAGCCACACGCGGCGCTCGCGGCTGTCGTCGTTCGCGCTCCAGACCCTCGCGGCGCTCTGGGCCGCAATCACCCTGTACCCCTTTTTCTGGCTGCTGACGTTGTCGTTGAAGACGCCGGTGCAAGCCTTTGCCATGCCGCCGGTCTGGATCTTCACGCCGACGGTTCAGAACTACACTGGATTGGGCGCTGCAAACTTCCTTGGACCGTTCCGCAACAGCCTGATTATCGCACTCAGCACGGTCGTCGCCTCGCTTGGGCTCGGTGTCCCCGCGGCCTACGGCTTCTCCCGGGCACGGTTCCGAGGGCGCCGGCCGGCACTCTGGGCGATCCTGATCATCCGAATGGTGCCGGGGATGACGTACATCATCCCGTTCTTCATGATCTACCGACGCCTTGGAATGCTGGACACTCCGCAAGCGCTCATCATCCTCTACACGCTGTTCAACGTCGCGCTGGTAATCTGGACGATGCAGGCGTTCTTCGACGAGGTCCCGCGCGAGCTCGAGGAGTCGGCGTGGGTAGACGGCGCGGGACTGTTCCAGGCATTCGTGCGAATTCTCCTGCCGGTCTCGGGACCGGCTCTTGTCGCGACGGCCATCCTGTGCTTCCTGTTCTCCTGGAGCGAGTTCCTGTTCGCCCTGGTCATCACCCAAAGCGTAGCCGTGACGGCGCCCGTGGCTATTACCGGGTTCCTCGCGTACCAGGGTGCGGACTGGGGGAAGATTGCTGCGGCGACGATCCTGTTGCTCGCACCGGTGCTGATCTTCGGATTCGCCATGCGAGCGTTCCTGTTGCGCGGCCTGTTGGCGGGAGCCGTCAAGGGATGA